DNA sequence from the Agromyces aureus genome:
TGCCGCGTGTACGGGCCCGTGCGCCACAGCACGCCCCAGCCGGCCTCGTCGAGCAGCAGGCTGAGCAGGTGCGCGACGCCGGCCGCCGTGGCGTCCTGCTCCCACTCGGGCACCTTGGCGTAGTCGGGCGTGTGCACGGCGACCACCGCGAGCAGCAGGGGCGCGCGCAGCGGCTTGGTCGCGAGCTTCGCGGCTCCGCGCGGATCGGCGGCTTCGAGCCCGGACGCCAGGGCGAGTGCGGATCCGAGGCGATCGCGGGCCTCGCCCCGGAGCGCGACGACGCGCCACGGACGCAGTGATGCGTGGTCGGCGACGCGCCCGGCCGCGCCGAGCAACTCGAGGAGCTCGGCATCGTCGGGTGCGGCATCCGTCACCTTGGAGACCGACCTGCGGACGAGTGCGGCCTCGAGCGCGGGCCGCATGCTCAGGGCTCTGGCGTGAAGTCGAGCGCGATGGAGTTCATGCAGTAGCGGTCGCCCGTCGGCGTGCCGAACCCGTCGGGGAAGACATGGCCGAGGTGCGAGCCGCAGTTCGCGCAGCGCACCTCGGTGCGCACCATGCCGAGCGAGGTGTCCTCGATGAGCTGGACCGCCTCGGGGCGGACCGACTCGTAGAAGCTCGGCCACCCGCAGCCGGAGTCGAACTTCGTGCCGCTCTTGAACAGTTCGGAGCCGCATGCCGCGCACGCGTAGATGCCCGCGCGCTCCTCGTCGAGCAGTTCACCCGTCCACGGGCGCTCGGTCGCGGCCTCGCGCAACACCTGGAACTGCTCGTCGCCGAGCTGCTCTCGCCATTCGTCGTCGGACTTCTCGACCTGGTACGCCATTGGATTCCCTCCAGAACTGCGGATGCCTCCATCGTCGCAGGTCTGCACGGGCCGCGCACACACACGCCGCAGACGCTCGGCACCCTCACGGCGAGGCATCCCTAGGATGTGACGCGAAGGCGACGCCGTCGCCGCGGGAGGTGCACGATGAGTCTCGACCGGACCTCGCGCGACGAGCCGACCGCCCGGCTCGACGACCTCGCCGTCCGCGTGCTCGCCTTCGAGGCGCATGCATGGCAGCAGCCGGGGGCGAAGGCCGAGGGCATCCGCGACGAGTTCGACATGTCCGCGGCCCGCTACTATCGGATCCTCGGAGAGCTGATCGACTCGCCGGCGGCACTCCGGTACGACCCGATGCTGGTCAAGCGCCTGCAACGACTGCGCGACGCACGGGCGGCGACCCGGGCCCGCCGCTCACTCTCGAACGGCCGCACGCTCGACTGAGCCGGCCCCGACCCCCGACTGGACCCATGGCGCAGAACTCTCCTCGAGACCGCTTCGACACCATCCCGCACGGCATCGAGCGCGTCGGCGCCCACCGGGCGCCGCAGCGGCGGGGGGCGCGCTGGATCGCCTTCGGCTGGGCCGCGCTCGCGACCGTGGTGCTGACGGGACTCGGCATCGGCGCGGTCGTGGTCGCGAACGACCGCCTCGACTTCTCGCAGGCCGCGCCGACGCCTTCGGCGGCGCCGGTCGTCACCGCCGAGCCGACGATCGCGCCCGATGTGCCGGTGACCGTGCTGAACGGCACCGAGACGAGCGGACTCGCGGCCACGGCGGCCGATGCGTTGACCGCCGCGGGCGTACCCGTGGGGGCCACCGCGAACGCGAGCGAGAGCGACCTCAAGGACACGGTCGTGTACTACGCCAGCGCCGACCTCGAGGGCGCGGCCCGCGGTGTCGCGCAGGCGATCCCCGGCGCCGACGTGCGCCTCGACGCGAAGTTCGGCGAGATCGGCACGCCGCTCGTGCTCGTCGTCGGCTCCGACTACGCCGAGAGCGTGGCCGGCTGACGTCTGCCGACCTCGCGCGAATCGTTGCCATTCCGCGACATTTCGGGGCGTTCCACCCCTTCTCCTGGGCAGACCCGCGTCATTAGTATCTGGAATTGGTCGCTCGAATCCGTGCAACCCGGCACCACCCTCGGTGCCGGTCGGCACGAAGCGGAGGCCCGGTACAGGCGAGACGCACGTGCTGATCGACACACGGCTATTTGGGAGCAACGCATGGCGAACGGAACCGTCAAGTGGTTCAACGCTGAAAAGGGCTACGGGTTCATCACCGTCGACGGAGGCCAGGACGTGTTCGTCCACTACTCCGCGATCGACATGACCGGGTACAAGGTCCTCGAAGAGGGCCAGGCGGTCGTGTTCGAGGTCGGCACGGGGTCGAAGGGCCCGCAGGCCGAGGCCGTCCGCCCCGCCTGAGACGCGTGATCGATGCGCCGCCCGCCCAACGCCGGCGGCGCATCGTCGTCTTCCGCCCCGGTCCGGGTCGCGGATGCCGCAGCTCGTGGCTCGGCGCGTCGCACCGTTCGGCGCGCGTGGCGGTGGTTGGCTGTGCGCATGGCGAGGCGGGGCGGTTCTGCCGGAAGGCGGCAGGCGCGGTTCGTGCTGCTCGCGGCATCCGCCCTCCTATTCGTCGGATGCAGCGCCGATGCGCCGTTCGTCGCCACCCCGTCACCCACGCCGACGGCCGACGCCCGACCGATCGGTGAGTCGGCCACGCCGATGGCCCTCGCGTTCGCGCCGCTGCGGGGCACCCGGGCCGACTGGGCCGCGATGCAGCATCCGTCGATCGCCGCGAAGATCGACAATCACGAGGAGGCGCGACCGCAGGTCGCGCTGAACCGCACCGACATCGTGTTCGAGGAGCTCGTCGAGGGCGGCCTCACGCGGTACGTGGCGATCTGGCACTCGGACATGCCCCCCGAGATCGGGCCCGTGCGCTCGATCCGACCCATGGACCCAGATATCGCGACGCCGTTCGGCGGCATGATCGCGTACTCGGGCGGTCAGGAGATCTTCGTCGAGATGATGCAGGCGACCCCGCTCGTGAACCTCGTCTTCGACTACGACGACACCGGCCTCTTCTCGAGGGCCGATGAGCGACCCGGCCCGCACGACGTGATCCTCGACGCGGAGGAGGCGCTGAGCCGCAACGCCGCGCTCGCCCCGCCGCCGGTGCAGTTCGTGTACGGCGGCACGGATCCGCTCGCCGATCCTGCGCTCGCGGCAACGCCGACGACGACGATCTCGCAGGTCTTCTCGGAGGAGCGGTTCCCGTCGTGGACGTGGGATGCCGCGGCATCCGTCTGGCTCAGGTCGCAGGAGGGCGCGCCCGACCTCGACGACGCGGGTGCACAGGTGCACGCGGTGAACGTCGTGACCATGCGGGTCGACATCGACTGGCAGTACGGCGAGGTGCCGAAGACCGTGATGGTCGGCGCCGGCGAGGCGTGGATCTCGGTGGCCGGGCGTACCGCGCACGGCACGTGGTCGAAGGGCGCCCGCGAGGCGCCGATCGTGTTCACGGCCGACAACGGCGCGCCGTTGCGACTGGCGCCGGGCAACACGTGGATCGAGCTCGTGCCGACGACCGGATCGGTGACGTTCGCGCCCTGAGCGAACGCGCGGGCAGGGCGGCAGGGGCCGTCGCCCCCTCGCTTGCACTCGTGGCGGTCGAGTGCCAGAATTGATTTAGCACTCATTCGAATCGAGTGCTAACAAGAATCTTTGAGACGTCCGAGAAGGGACGAGAAACACACATGGCAAAGATCATTGCTTTCAACGAGGAGGCCCGCCGCGGTCTCGAGCGTGGCCTCAACACGCTCGCCGACGCGGTCAAGGTGACCCTCGGCCCGCGCGGTCGCAACGTCGTGCTCGAGAAGAAGTGGGGCGCCCCCACCATCACGAACGACGGCGTGTCGATCGCCAAGGAGATCGAGCTCGACGACCCGTACGAGAAGATCGGCGCCGAGCTCGTCAAGGAGGTCGCCAAGAAGACCGACGACGTCGCCGGTGACGGCACCACGACCTCGGTCGTGCTCGCCCAGGCGCTCGTGCGCGAGGGCCTCCGCAACGTCGCCGCAGGCGCCGACCCCATCTCGCTCAAGCGCGGCATCGAGAAGGCCGTCGCCGCTGTGACCGCCGAGCTCGTCGCCAACGCCAAGGAGGTCGAGACCAAGGAGGAGATCGCCGCCACCGCGTCCATCTCCGCCGGTGACCTCGAGATCGGCGCCCTGATCGCCGAGGCCATCGACAAGGTCGGCAAGGAAGGCGTCGTCACCGTCGAGGAGTCGAACACCTTCGGCACCGAGCTCGAGCTCACCGAGGGCATGCGCTTCGACAAGGGCTACCTGTCGGCGTACTTCGTCACCGACCCCGAGCGCCAGGAAGCGGTCTTCGAAGACCCCTACATCCTGATCGTCAACGGCAAGGTCTCGAACATCAAGGACCTCCTGCCGATCGTCGACAAGGTCATCCAGACCGGCAAGCAGCTCCTCATCATCGCCGAGGACGTCGACGGCGAAGCCCTCGCGACCCTCATCGTGAACAAGATCCGCGGCATCTTCAAGTCGGTCGCCGTCAAGGCCCCTGGCTTCGGCGACCGTCGCAAGGCGCAGCTGCAGGACATCGCGATCCTCACCGGCGGCCAGGTCATCTCCGAGGAGGTCGGTCTCAAGCTCGAGAACGTCACCCTCGACCTGCTCGGCCAGGCCCGCAAGGTCATCATCACCAAGGACGAGACGACCATCGTCGAGGGTGCCGGTGACGAGGAGGCCATCGCCGGTCGCGTCGCGCAGATCCGCGCCGAGATCGAGAACACCGACTCCGACTACGACCGCGAGAAGCTCCAGGAGCGCCTCGCGAAGCTGGCCGGCGGCGTCGCCGTCATCAAGGCGGGCGCGGCCACCGAGGTCGAGCTCAAGGAGCGCAAGCACCGCATCGAGGACGCCGTCCGCAACGCGAAGGCAGCCGTCGAAGAGGGCATCGTCGCCGGTGGTGGCGTCGCCCTCATCCAGGCCGGCAAGACCGCGTTCGAGAAGCTCGAGCTCACGGGCGACGAGGCGACCGGTGCGAACATCGTCAAGGTCGCGATCGACGCTCCGCTCAAGCAGATCGCCCTCAACGCCGGCCTCGAGCCGGGCGTCGTGGTCGACCGCGTGCGCAACCTCCCCGTCGGCCAGGGCCTCAACGCCGCGACCGGCGAGTACGTCGACATGCTGGCCGCCGGCATCAACGACCCGGTGAAGGTCACCCGCTCGGCTCTGCTCAACGCAGCGTCGATCGCCGGCCTGTTCCTCACCACCGAGGCCGTCGTCGCCGACAAGCCCGAGAAGAACCCGGTTCCGGCCGGCGACCCCACGGGTGGCATGGACTTCTGACCTTGAGCGGAGCGTAGCTCCGCGATGGTCAGGGTCGAGTGACCGGCCCTACCGGCCGGTCGTATCGAGACCCAGTCCGAACCGATCCTCGGCCGTCACGGCCTGATCAGCGCGAAGGGCGCCTCCGTCTCGGAGGCGCCCTTCGTCGTGCGCGCGGACGTCGTTCGTGCGTGTGCGCGACGTCTGGGCCGTGTGCGGATGTGCGGATGCGTCACCGAGCAGGAGAGGTCAGCGCAGGAAGAGACGGGCGTTGGCCTGCTCGGCCTCGGCGTACTGCGTCGCCGCGACACCCAGGGCCTGATTGAGCCCGTCGAGGCTCTGCTCGACCTGGAGCTGGGTGGCGCGCCAATCGGAGACGGCACCCTGGAACGCCGTGGCGGCCTGGCCCGACCAGGAGGACTGCAGGCCGGTGAGCTGGCCGAGGAGCGAGGACACCTCGGACTGGATGCGGCCGATGGTGCCCTTCACGGTTTGGGTCGCTGCGGAGACTTGCGCGGCATCGACGTGGTAACTCGACATGGGGTCCCTTCGTTCGGTTGATGCCGCAAACGTAGGGCGTCACCCACGCAGGAACCGCGGTTCGACCGAGCACGCTGCACTCGGTCGTGCGGTGCACCGATGTGGAGGACGAGTGGTCGACGACGCGGGGCGGCGGTCAGTCGGAAGACACCGACTGAGGCGCGGCCGCGCTGCCCGCGAGCGGCAGGAGAACCCGGAACGTGGCGCCGCCGCCCGGCGTCTCGACGACGTCGACCGCGCCGTTGTGGGCCGCGACGATCGAGGACACGATCGCGAGCCCCAGCCCGGAGCCGCCGGTCTCGCGGGTGCGGGACGTGTCGGCGCGCCAGAACCGCTGGAAGATCTTCTCGCGGATCTGCGGGGGGATGCCCTCGCCGTGGTCCACGATCTGGATCATGGCTCGCTCGGTTGCGGGATCCGCGCTGACATGGATGTCGACTGGGCTGTCTTCAGCGGTGAACCGCATGGCGTTGCCCATGAGGTTCGTGATGACCTGGCGGATCTTGTTCTCCTCCGCGAGGACGACGGCCTGCTGGACACCATTGCGCACGGCCTCGGGCGGGCGGCTCGTCGAGGCGCCCGAACCCTTCGGCCCGGCGCCCGAAGTGCCGGGCGGGCGCTTCGATGGGGAGTCCTCGGGCGGGACGGCGACGACCCGTCGTCCGCCGGAGTTCGCGGGATCGGTCGTGCGCGGACGTCGGTTGCGCAGGCGCGCGAGCGTCGCCCCGGCGAAGGAGATCGCGCCGGTGGCCGGGCGATCGGGCGCCGACCCGCCGAGGGCCGGCGTGCTGCCGGGCGGCGCGGCCGCGACATCCGCTGCGACGAGATCGTCGGGGGTCGTGACGGTGATGGTTCGACCGGGGTGCGCGGCCATGGCGTCGAGGGCCGCGTCCCGCGCGAGCGGCACCAGATCGACCTCGGCGAGCTCGAGCGGCTTCGCCTCGTCGAGCCGGGCGAGCGCGAGGAGGTCCTCGACCAGGCCGCCCATGCGGATGGCCTCCTTCTCGATGCGCTCCATCGCCTGGGCGACGTCCTCGGGGGTCTGCAGGGCGCCCATGCGGTACAGCTCCGCGTAGCCGCGGACGGAGACGAGCGGAGTGCGGAGTTCGTGCGACGCGTCGCCGACGAAGCGACGCATCTGGTCGATCGTTCGTGCTCGGTCGCGGAATGCGCGGTCGATGCGGTTGAGCATGGTGTTCAGCGACCGGTTCAGCCGACCGACCTCGGTGTTCGGGGTCGCGCCGCCGAGGCGTTGGCTGAAGTCTCCGTCGGCGATGGCCGCCGCCGTGGCCTCGACCTCGCGGAGCGGCGTGAAGGTGGTCGTCACGAGCATGCGCGTGAGTAGGGCGCCCACGAGCACCACGCCGATGCCGAACCCGAGGAAGATCGTGAGGTACACGGCGATGAGCGACTCGGTGTCCTTCGACGAGATCGCGATGATGATCGGCGAGTAGACGCCGTGCTGGTCGGCGACCATGAGTGCCGTGACCGCTCTGAACGTCTTGTTGCCGTCGGCGTCCTTCAGCTCGAACACCGTGTACTTGCCGGAGCTCTGCGAATTGATCGCGTTGACCTCGGCCTGCGTCAGCGTCTCGGGGATGCGCGGAAGGTCCTCGATCGACCGGTCGTCCCAGTTGGTGCCGTCGCGCATGCCGGTCGCGGCGTCGTAGACGGCCACGAACACCTGATCGTTGTCGGAGAACGAGCGGGAGTCATTGCTGGGCGCGGAATCAGTTCCGTCGTCGGTAAAGTACTTGTCGAGGCTGCCGCCCGCGATGCCGCCGAGCTTCGCCGACATCTGATCCTCGACGTACGAGCGCAGCATGGCCGCCGTGCCGATGCCCGAGACGAGCAGGCCGAGGGTCAGCATCAGGACCGTCACACCGGTGATCTTGGTGCGCAGCGAGATGCGGTTCCACCGCTCGGAGATCGTCTGATGCATAGCGGGGCGAGTCTAAGTGGTGGACCCTGAGTCAGGGCTTGGAGGCCGAGGACTTCAGCATGTACCCGAACCCGCGCTTCGTCTGGATCAGCGGCTCGGTCGAGTGCTGGTCGAGCTTTCGCCGCAGGTAGGAGATGTAGCTCTCGACGATGCCGGCGTCGCCGTTGAAGTCGTACTCCCAGACGTGGTCGAGGATCTGCGCCTTCGAGAGCACCCGGTTCGGGTTCAGCATGAGGTAGCGCAGCAGCTTGAACTCGGTGGGGGAGAGCTCGACGGGCACGTCGCTCACGAGCACCTCGTGGGTGTCCTGATCCATGACGAGCTCGCCGGTGCGGATGACGGCATCTTCTTCGGCGTGCATCGTGCGGCGCAGGATGGCCTTGATGCGCGCGACGATCTCGTCGAGGCTGAACGGCTTGGTGACGTAGTCGTCGCCGCCGACCGTCAGACCCGTGATCTTGTCTTCGGTGTCGTCCTTCGCCGTGAGGAACAGGATCGGCGCCGTGTAGCCGGCCGAACGCAGGCGTTTGGTGACGCCGAAGCCGTTCATGTCGGGCAGCATGACGTCGAGGATGATCAGGTCGGGTTCCTCTTCGAGGACCGCCGAGATCGTCTGGGCGCCGTTGCCGACCGCTCGCACGGCGAAGCCGGCGAAGCGGAGGCTCGTGGTCAGCAGGTCGCGGATGTTGGGCTCGTCATCGACGATGAGAATGCGTGGTCCATCGCTCATGTTGACCATCTTCTGCGCACTGGCTGGAACTTTCCTGAACATTCTTCGAGGGTCGTGAAATCCGTGCGCCGAATGGAACACTTGGCCTATGGCCTCACATGAGCGAGTGGTCGTGGTCGGCGGCGGTCTGACAGCGGCTTCGGCGGTGGATTCGGTCCGCGAGGCGGGCTTCGACGGCGAGGTCGTGGTCGTCGCCGACGAGCGCCGCCCGCCGCATGAGCGACCGCCGCTCTCGAAGGGCTACCTGAACGGGTCGGATGCCGCGAGCAGCGTCTACCCGCACGATCGCCGCTGGTACGGGCGGCACGGCATCGACCTGCGGCTCGGCACGAGCGCGGTCGCACTCGATCCAGCGGCGCACACGGTCGAGGTCGAGGGCGCGGACGGCGTGCACGCCACGCTCGACTACGACCGGCTGCTGCTCGCGACGGGTGCGCGCCCGCGCCGGTTCACCGGTCCCGGTGCCGGAGTCGGCGGGGTGCACGTGCTCCGCACGCTGCCCGATTCGACGAGGTTGCGCACGGCGCTCCGCCGCGGCGACCGGCGGGTCGTGGTGGTCGGCGGCGGCTGGATCGGTCTCGAGGTCGCGGCGGCCGCGCGCGGCTACGGCAACGAGGTGACCGTCGTCGTCCGGGGCGAGGAGCCCCTCGAAGCCGCGATCGGTCGAGGTGTCGGCAGCATGTTCCGGGGGCTGCACGAGCAGCACGGCGTCGTGATCCGCGGTGGGGCGGCCGTCACGGCACTCCGGGGCGAGCGGGGCAAGGTCGCTGCGGTCGTGCTCGGCACCGGTGAGCAGATCGAGGCCGACCTGGTGGTGTTCGGCATCGGCGCGATCCCGAACGTCGAGCTCGCGACATCCGCCGGCCTGCGCGTCGATGACGGCATCGTGACCGATGCCTCGTTCCGCACGAGTGCGGCCGACGTGTTCGCCGCCGGCGACGTGGCCTCGGTCTGGAACCCCGTGCTCGAGCGGCACCTGCGCGTCGAGCACTGGGCGAACGCGCTGGCGAGCGGGGCCGCGGCCGGCCGCGCGCTCGCCGGCGAGCCGGTCGTCTTCGACGAGCTGCCGTACTTCTTCACCGACCAGTACGACCTCGGCATGGAGTATTCGGGCTACGGAGACCTCGCGGCCGGCGCCGAGCTCGTCGTGCGCGGCGACGTGCCCCTCACCGCGGCGTTCGCGGCCGACACCGAGCGGCAGGGCATCGTCTTCTGGCTCGCGGCCGACGGTCGCGTCGTGGCCGGCATGAACGTCAACGTGTGGGACGTGAACGAGCAGGTGCAACGGTTGATCAGGTCGGGGCGGGTGGTCTCGCGCGACGAACTCGCCGACCCGTCGGTGCCGCTCGACGCGCTCGCCGGGGACGCCTCGTGACGACCGCGTCCTCCGCTGAAGCGGCGACCGGGCATCAGGCGACGACGCCCGCGGCCCGAGCGATGGTCCGCACCATCGGCCCGCGCACGTTCGACTTCGCTCGCGAGGTCGCGGTGATGGCGATCGTGAACCGCACGCCCGACTCCTTCTACGACCGGGGTCGCACCGATGCGCTCGACGCCGCGGTCGCGGCCGGGCGACGGGCGATCGCCGATGGCGCCGACTGGATCGACATCGGCGGCGCGAAGTTCGCACCCGGCCCGCCGGTGCCGGTGGCCGAGGAGATCGAACGGGTCGTGCCCGTGGTCGCGGCGCTCGCCGATGCCGGCGCGGTCATCTCGGTCGACACGTTCCACGCCGAGGTCGCCAGGGCGGCGATCGCCGCTGGGGCGCACGTGATCAACGACACCACGGGCCTGAGCGATCCGGGCATGGCGGCGGTCCTCGCCGAGACCGGGGCTTCGGTGGTCGTCACGCACAGCCTCGCGACACCGCGGACGCCGCTGCCGTCGCCGCGGTACGGCGATGTCGTGCTCGAGGTCGCCGACTACCTGCGCGAGCGGATTGCGCGCGCCGAGGCGGCGGGCGTCGCATCCGATCGCATCATCATCGATCCGGGTCACGACCTGAACAAGCACACGCTCGATTCGCTCGAACTCACCCGCCGGCTCGACGAGATCGTCGCCATCGGGTATCCCACACTCGTCGCGCTGTCGAACAAGGACTTCGTCGGCGAGAGCCTCGGGCGCCGCGACCGCTCGCAGCGCGTCGAGGGGTCCATCGCCGCGGCCGTCTACTGCGTGCTGCGCGGCGCCCGCATCGTGCGCGTGCACAACGTGCGCGAGACGGTCGACGCGATGCGCATGATCGAGGCGATCGAGGGATGGCGCGAGCCGGTCTTCCTGGAGCACAACCGGTGACCGGCGAGCCGGCCGTCGAACGCGAGCAGCTGCTCGCGGCCTACGCGCTGCCGAACCGCGGGTCGGCTCGCATCCGCATGAACTTCGTCGCGAGCATCGACGGCGCGGTCACCGTCGACGACCGCAGCGGCGGCCTCGGCGACGCCGGCGACCGGCTCGCGATGCAGGTCATGCGCACGCTGGCCGACGTCGTGCTCGTCGGGGCGGGCACGGTGCGAGCCGAGGGGTACGGCGGGCTCTCGGTCGAGCCGGCGGATGCCGCGTGGCGGCGTTCGCGCGGACTCGGCGACCAGCCCCGCATCGCCGTGGTCTCGTCGCGGCTCGACCTCGACCCGCGGCATCCGTTCTTCGACCGGGCCGTGACCCGACCGATCGTGGTGACCCACGCCGCAGCCCCGGAGGGTCGGCGTGCGGCGCTCGCCGAGGTCGCCGACGTGGTCGTGTGCGGCGACGGCGCGGTCGACCTCGCCGAGGCGCAACGGCAGCTCGGTGCGCTCGGGCTCGCCCAGGTGCTCTGCGAAGGCGGCCCGCACCTGTTCGGGGCGCTGCTCGACGCCGACCTGGTCGACGAGGTCTGCCTCTCGCTCAGTCCGATGCTCGTGGGCGGCGCGGCCGGTCGCATCGTGCAGGGCGCCCACGAGAGGGCCCGCTCGATGCGGCTGGTGCATGCGATGCGTGCGGGCGACCTGCTGCTGCTGCGCTACGCGCGCGGCTGACTCGACGCGCGCAGTGCGTCAGGCCGCTTCGAGCGCGTGCGCGTCGAGGATCGTATAGCTGTAGCCCTGCTCGGCGAGGAACCGCTGGCGGTTCTGCGCGAAGTCCTGGTCGACGGTGTCGCGCGCGACGAGCGTGTAGAAGTTGGCGGTGAGACCGGACTCCTTGGGTCGCAGCAGGCGTCCGAGACGCTGGGCCTCCTCCTGACGGGAGCCGTACGAGCCGGAGACCTGGATCGCCACGGTCGCCTCGGGAAGGTCGACCGAGAAGTTCGCGACCTTCGACACGACGAGCACCTGCGTGGTGCCCTCCCGGAACTCCTGGAAGAGGCGTTCGCGCTCGTCGACGGGCGTCGCACCGGTCAGCTTCGGGGCGCCGAGGGCGTCGGCGAGCTCGTCGATCTGATCGAGGTACTGGCCGATGACGAGGATGCGCTCGCCGCGGTGCTTGGCCACGAGCTCCTTCACGACCTCGAGCTTCGCGGGCGCGGTCGCTGCGAGGCGGTAGCGCTCGTCATCGGCGGATGCCGCGTACGCGAGTCGTTCGGACTGCGGCAGGTCGATGCGCACCTCGTAGCAGGCCGCGGGGGAGATGAAGCCCTGCGCCTCGATCTCCTTCCAGGGCGCGTCGAACCGCTTGGGGCCGATGAGGCTGAAGACGTCGCCCTCCCGGCCGTCTTCACGCACGAGGGTCGCGGTGAGGCCGAGCCGTCGGCGGGCCTGCAGCTCGGCGGTCAGCTTGAACACGGGTGCGGGGAGCAGGTGCACCTCGTCGTAGACCACGAGGCCCCAGTCGAGGGCGTCGAGCAGCGCGAGGTGGGCGTACTCTCCCTTCCGCTTCGCGGTGAGGATCTGGTAGGTCGCGATCGTGACCGGCTTGACCTCCTTCACCTGTCCGGAGTACTCGCCGATCTCGTCGGCCGTGAGCGACGTGCGCTTCAGCAGCTCGTCGCGCCACTGTCGTGCGGAGACCGTGTTCGTGACGAGGATGAGCGTCGTCGTCTTCGCCGTCGCCATGGCGCCCGCGCCCACGAGGGTCTTGCCGGCGCCGCAGGGAAGGACCACGACGCCCGAACCGCCGTCGAAGAAGTTGTCGACGGCCTTCTGCTGGTAGTCGCGCAGGTTCCAGCCCGATTCGTCGAGGTCGATCTGGTGCGGGGTGCCCGGCGTGTACCCGGCGAGGTCTTCGGCGGGCCAGCCGAGCTTGACCAACTCCTGCTTGAGGGCGCCCCTGGCCCACGCCTCGACGAGGAAGCCCGTGTCGTCGATGCGCTCGGTCAGCAGCGGTGCGATGCGCTTGGCGTTCGCGACCTCGGTGAGCACAGCGAGGTCGTCGGAGCGCAGTCGCAGCGCGCCGTCGTCGGTGCGGTCGACGATGAGCCGTCCGTAGCGGGAGACGGTCTCGCGCATGTCGACCGACACGGTCTGCGGCACGGGGAACTTCGCGTAGCGCTCGAGGGTGCCCAGCATGTCGTCGGACGTGTGGCCGGCGGCCCTTGCGTTCCAGAGCCCGAGGCGCGTGATGCGGTACGTGTGCACGTGCTCGGGTGCGCGCTCGAGTTCGGCGAACACCGCGAGGTCGTGGCGCGCGTCCTCTGCGAGGGGGTGCGCCACCTCCAACAGCACGGTGCGGTCGCTCTGCACGATGAGGGGGCCGTCTGACATAGCCATCGAGTCTACGCCCGGTTCTCGGGTGCAACGCCGACGGGGGCGGATTCGCCCGATCAGACGCTCGACGGCGCAGGCGCGACCGCCGCGATCGCCGACAGCGGCAACGTTCGCTCGATGTCGGCCTTGCGATCGCGGGCGCGCAGTCGACCGTTGGCGACGCTCGCCGGTGCGAGGAGGTAGTCGGCCGTCGTGCCGCCCGGCATGCGCACCGTGACGGTGAGCGTCTCCTTCGCCCTGGCGGCGGCCTCGAGCTGCCTCGAGAGCCAGGCGACCTCGTCGGTCGCGTCGTCGTCGTGCTTCGCGAGCAGTTTGTCGAGCATGGCGGCCACGGGGTCGGTCGCGGGTGCCGGCGTCGGCGACTGCGCGAGATGGTGCCGGCGCAGGCGCACGATCGTGCCGTCGCGGTCTTCGGCGGCGACCGGGTACCTCGCATCGGCGAGGGCCCAGAACACGACATCGGGCGCGAACCGCGAGAGCAGGCGGTGCTGGCCGACCTGGCGGAGCCCGACGGCGTTCAACGTCTGGTCGACGGCGAGCGTGCCGATGAGCTGATCGTCGT
Encoded proteins:
- a CDS encoding DNA repair helicase XPB gives rise to the protein MSDGPLIVQSDRTVLLEVAHPLAEDARHDLAVFAELERAPEHVHTYRITRLGLWNARAAGHTSDDMLGTLERYAKFPVPQTVSVDMRETVSRYGRLIVDRTDDGALRLRSDDLAVLTEVANAKRIAPLLTERIDDTGFLVEAWARGALKQELVKLGWPAEDLAGYTPGTPHQIDLDESGWNLRDYQQKAVDNFFDGGSGVVVLPCGAGKTLVGAGAMATAKTTTLILVTNTVSARQWRDELLKRTSLTADEIGEYSGQVKEVKPVTIATYQILTAKRKGEYAHLALLDALDWGLVVYDEVHLLPAPVFKLTAELQARRRLGLTATLVREDGREGDVFSLIGPKRFDAPWKEIEAQGFISPAACYEVRIDLPQSERLAYAASADDERYRLAATAPAKLEVVKELVAKHRGERILVIGQYLDQIDELADALGAPKLTGATPVDERERLFQEFREGTTQVLVVSKVANFSVDLPEATVAIQVSGSYGSRQEEAQRLGRLLRPKESGLTANFYTLVARDTVDQDFAQNRQRFLAEQGYSYTILDAHALEAA